In the Arachis ipaensis cultivar K30076 chromosome B10, Araip1.1, whole genome shotgun sequence genome, one interval contains:
- the LOC107621531 gene encoding B3 domain-containing transcription factor VRN1-like isoform X1: MQNQKKSFPKWIVKCCFLCPCIYLIKRLEKFSLLISTNQQKIKAASTASTYTGPTKDKCQCPLKKCSRHNNSYLCQKITMASCSYQPNKHSPPKTLIRFFKIILRQSLQDGNLKIPNKFTSKYGGGVKNPVYLKPPDGTQWKVQWTQHDGDILFEKGWKEFAAYYSLDHGHLLRFEFNGTSCFEVHIFDMSGLEIHYPFNNRIDNDSVETLNELPPQCWGREQKRLKTPLSLSLPFTSKQLRIATETRDVEGGSQPEEKNIEMPIIPSVIHRSDVFEPGTCGFRCLEEAQKFNSENPSFMIKLGKSNLQRSRANFKASFYIKYFENKEQNVEIRYEGKLWPAKLLCYPAAAAAYISNGWRPFSLENDLKVGDVCVFELISGENPVLDAHIYRANG; the protein is encoded by the exons ATGCAAAATCAGAAGAAAAGTTTTCCAAAATGGATTGTTAAATGCTGCTTCTTGTGTCCGTGCATTTATTTGATCAAGAGATTAGAGAAATTCAGTTTATTAATATCAACTAACCAACAAAAGATAAAAGCTGCATCAACAGCTTCAACTTACACCGGGCCCACTAAAGACAAATGTCAG TGTCCACTTAAAAAGTGTAGCAGACACAATAATTCTTACTTGTGTCAAAAAATAACCATGGCTTCATGTAGCTACCAACCAAACAAGCATTCTCCTCCAAAAACTTTGATCCGTTTCTTTAAGATTATTCTCAGACAAAGCCTTCAAGATGGAAATCTT AAGATACCAAACAAGTTCACTAGCAAATATGGTGGTGGTGTGAAAAATCCAGTGTATCTGAAGCCTCCAGATGGCACTCAATGGAAAGTACAATGGACTCAGCATGATGGTGACATTTTATTTGAAAAGGGTTGGAAAGAATTTGCTGCATATTACTCTCTGGATCATGGTCACTTGTTGCGATTTGAGTTCAATGGAACTTCTTGTTTTGAGGTACACATATTTGACATGAGTGGCCTTGAAATACACTATCCTTTCAATAACCGGATCGACAATGATTCGGTTGAGACTTTGAATGAGCTACCACCACAATGTTGGGGAAGAGAGCAGAAAAGattgaaaacaccattatcattatcattgccTTTTACAAGTAAGCAATTGAGAATTGCCACAGAAACTAGAGATGTGGAAGGAGGTAGTCAACCTGAAGAGAAAAACATTGAGATGCCAATAATTCCATCTGTCATTCATCGTTCGGATG TTTTTGAGCCTGGGACCTGTGGTTTTCGATGCCTGGAAGAAGCTCAGAAGTTCAACTCAGAAAATCCCTCTTTCATGATCAAGCTAGGGAAGAGTAATCTACAGAGATCAAGGGCT AATTTTAAAGCTTCCTTCTACATAAAGtattttgaaaacaaggagcagAATGTAGAGATACGGTACGAAGGCAAGCTGTGGCCTGCAAAGTTGCTCTGTTATCCCGCAGCAGCAGCTGCCTATATCTCGAATGGTTGGCGGCCTTTTAGTCTTGAGAATGATTTAAAAGTTGGAGATGTTTGTGTCTTTGAGCTCATCAGTGGAGAAAACCCAGTGCTTGATGCTCATATTTATAGAGCCAATGGTTAA
- the LOC107621531 gene encoding B3 domain-containing transcription factor VRN1-like isoform X2, with protein sequence MQNQKKSFPKWIVKCCFLCPCIYLIKRLEKFSLLISTNQQKIKAASTASTYTGPTKDKCQKIPNKFTSKYGGGVKNPVYLKPPDGTQWKVQWTQHDGDILFEKGWKEFAAYYSLDHGHLLRFEFNGTSCFEVHIFDMSGLEIHYPFNNRIDNDSVETLNELPPQCWGREQKRLKTPLSLSLPFTSKQLRIATETRDVEGGSQPEEKNIEMPIIPSVIHRSDVFEPGTCGFRCLEEAQKFNSENPSFMIKLGKSNLQRSRANFKASFYIKYFENKEQNVEIRYEGKLWPAKLLCYPAAAAAYISNGWRPFSLENDLKVGDVCVFELISGENPVLDAHIYRANG encoded by the exons ATGCAAAATCAGAAGAAAAGTTTTCCAAAATGGATTGTTAAATGCTGCTTCTTGTGTCCGTGCATTTATTTGATCAAGAGATTAGAGAAATTCAGTTTATTAATATCAACTAACCAACAAAAGATAAAAGCTGCATCAACAGCTTCAACTTACACCGGGCCCACTAAAGACAAATGTCAG AAGATACCAAACAAGTTCACTAGCAAATATGGTGGTGGTGTGAAAAATCCAGTGTATCTGAAGCCTCCAGATGGCACTCAATGGAAAGTACAATGGACTCAGCATGATGGTGACATTTTATTTGAAAAGGGTTGGAAAGAATTTGCTGCATATTACTCTCTGGATCATGGTCACTTGTTGCGATTTGAGTTCAATGGAACTTCTTGTTTTGAGGTACACATATTTGACATGAGTGGCCTTGAAATACACTATCCTTTCAATAACCGGATCGACAATGATTCGGTTGAGACTTTGAATGAGCTACCACCACAATGTTGGGGAAGAGAGCAGAAAAGattgaaaacaccattatcattatcattgccTTTTACAAGTAAGCAATTGAGAATTGCCACAGAAACTAGAGATGTGGAAGGAGGTAGTCAACCTGAAGAGAAAAACATTGAGATGCCAATAATTCCATCTGTCATTCATCGTTCGGATG TTTTTGAGCCTGGGACCTGTGGTTTTCGATGCCTGGAAGAAGCTCAGAAGTTCAACTCAGAAAATCCCTCTTTCATGATCAAGCTAGGGAAGAGTAATCTACAGAGATCAAGGGCT AATTTTAAAGCTTCCTTCTACATAAAGtattttgaaaacaaggagcagAATGTAGAGATACGGTACGAAGGCAAGCTGTGGCCTGCAAAGTTGCTCTGTTATCCCGCAGCAGCAGCTGCCTATATCTCGAATGGTTGGCGGCCTTTTAGTCTTGAGAATGATTTAAAAGTTGGAGATGTTTGTGTCTTTGAGCTCATCAGTGGAGAAAACCCAGTGCTTGATGCTCATATTTATAGAGCCAATGGTTAA
- the LOC107621530 gene encoding B3 domain-containing protein Os12g0591400 → MASTSFQPKSKSPSTVISFFKIIHRKSLQAGTLKIPRKFSRIYGSSVPNPVYLKLPDGTQWKIDWTNHDGEIIFKNGWKEFAAYYSLDQGHLLWFDYKKTSLFEVHIFDTSCLEINYPPNDHTDDDCVEILNKPPSPLRGDLRKRSVAPLSTPSKTKRLRSATKSRDVERGSQSKDTSLEMPVFSSPRQDFLDFSPGTSGFQALKEAEKFSSENPFCIVKIRQAIRSNRNFPASFFIKYFKNEEQKVKISFEGKLFPAKLRYYRQNSTAFISSGWLQFAQASKLQPGDVTVFELVDRDDPVFETHIYRAKAFKSSSCGFQSLKAARNFKSENPSFMVKITQTNLPRTNAAIPVPFFTKYFAKKKPNIQIKLRNKLLPAKLLYYPSSSAAYISAGWQAFVGASNLKAGDVCVFELVNEKDRVLDVHIYRAGRLLSF, encoded by the exons ATGGCTTCAACTAGCTTCCAACCAAAGAGCAAGTCTCCTTCCACTGTGATCAGCTTCTTCAAGATTATTCACAGGAAAAGTCTCCAAGCTGGAACTCTT AAGATACCAAGAAAGTTCAGTAGGATATATGGTAGTAGTGTGCCGAATCCAGTGTATCTTAAGCTTCCAGATGGCACTCAATGGAAAATAGATTGGACTAATCATGATGGTGAGATTATATTTAAAAATGGTTGGAAAGAGTTTGCTGCATATTACTCTCTAGATCAAGGGCACTTGTTGTGGTTTGACTATAAAAAAACTTCTCTTTTTGAGGTACACATATTTGACACGAGTTGCCTTGAAATAAACTATCCTCCCAATGATCACACTGATGATGATTGTGTTGAGATTTTAAATAAGCCCCCATCACCACTCCGGGGGGATCTAAGGAAGCGGTCGGTAGCACCATTATCGACTCCTTCTAAAACGAAACGATTGAGAAGTGCTACAAAATCTAGAGATGTTGAAAGAGGTAGCCAATCTAAGGATACAAGCCTTGAAATGCCAGTATTTTCATCTCCCCGGCAAGATTTCCTTG ATTTCTCTCCTGGGACCAGTGGGTTTCAGGCTCTGAAAGAAGCTGAGAAGTTCAGCTCTGAAAATCCCTTTTGCATTGTCAAGATAAGGCAAGCTATACGTTCAAACCGT AATTTTCCAGCTTCCTTTTTCATAAAATACTTTAAAAATGAGGAGCAGAAAGTAAAGATAAGCTTTGAGGGGAAGTTGTTTCCTGCAAAGTTGCGCTATTATCGACAAAATTCTACTGCCTTTATCTCTTCTGGATGGCTCCAATTTGCTCAAGCAAGTAAATTACAACCTGGGGATGTTACTGTGTTTGAGCTCGTCGATAGAGATGATCCGGTGTTTGAAACTCATATTTATAGAGCCAAAG CTTTCAAGTCTTCGTCCTGTGGCTTTCAATCTCTGAAAGCAGCTCGGAATTTCAAGTCAGAAAATCCCTCTTTCATGGTCAAGATCACACAAACAAACCTACCAAGAACAAATGCT GCCATACCAGTTCCCTTCTTCACAAAGTATTTTGCAAAGAAGAAGCCGAATATACAGATAAAGTTGAGAAACAAGTTGTTGCCAGCAAAGTTGCTCTATTATCCATCATCTTCTGCTGCCTATATCTCTGCCGGTTGGCAAGCTTTTGTTGGTGCCAGTAATTTAAAGGCTGGAGATGTTTGTGTCTTTGAGCTTGTCAATGAAAAAGATCGAGTGCTCGATGTTCATATTTATAGAGCCGGTCGTTTGTTAAGCTTTTAG
- the LOC107624556 gene encoding B3 domain-containing transcription factor VRN1-like isoform X3, translating into MQKVPNKFSKKYGNGFPNPVYLKPADDTEWKIDWTNKDGEILFEKGWKEFAAYYSLENGHLLWFEYNGTSKIEVQIFDMSCLEIEYPSNDLINDGNLAGILNEQPQPKKKAKAAPKPSSPSRSKRVKFTVKTIDVEDSEEDSELDSQSKETQLKKLPYVDDFYPGTSGFQALNEAQKFKSENPFFIVKARQSNVSRPTVNFQASFFRKYFEKEQNVQIRFQKILIPAKLRCYPYNSHAIIASGWGLFVRTSTLQPGDVTIFELIEREDPVLDVHIYRAQDFQPQVSGIQSQKEAKKSKCPKEFKNSESQNPSFVIKITESDLSKSRASVPVSFFNKYFEKKEPYVVIRFDSKLWPVKLLCYQANAYISRGWLAFALDNNLKAGDVCILELVNGKDALLECRIYRADG; encoded by the exons ATGCAGAAGGTACCAAACAAGTTTAGTAAGAAATATGGTAATGGTTTTCCGAATCCAGTGTATCTGAAGCCTGCAGATGACACTGAATGGAAAATAGATTGGACTAATAAAGATGGTGAGATTCTGTTCGAAAAGGGTTGGAAAGAGTTTGCTGCGTATTACTCACTTGAAAATGGCCATTTGTTGTGGTTTGAGTACAACGGAACTTCTAAAATTGAAGTACAAATATTTGACATGAGTTGCCTTGAAATAGAGTATCCTTCCAATGACCTCATCAATGATGGTAACTTGGCTGGGATCTTGAATGAACAGCCGCAGCCGAAGAAAAAGGCGAAAGCAGCACCGAAGCCATCATCTCCTTCTAGAAGTAAAAGAGTGAAATTTACTGTCAAAACTATAGATGTGGAAGATAGTGAAGAAGATAGCGAATTGGATAGCCAATCCAAAGAGACACAGCTTAAGAAATTGCCATATGTGGATG ATTTCTATCCTGGGACCAGTGGGTTTCAAGCTCTGAATGAAGCACAGAAATTCAAATCAGAAAATCCCTTTTTCATAGTCAAGGCAAGGCAAAGCAATGTATCAAGACCAACAGTT AATTTCCAAGCTTCCTTTTTCAGAAAGTATTTTGAAAAGGAGCAGAATGTACAGATAAGGTTTCAGAAGATACTGATTCCTGCAAAGCTGCGCTGTTATCCATATAATTCTCATGCCATTATCGCTTCCGGTTGGGGACTTTTTGTTCGAACAAGTACACTACAACCTGGGGATGTTACTATTTTTGAGCTCATCGAAAGAGAAGATCCGGTGCTTGATGTTCATATTTATAGAGCCCAAG ATTTCCAGCCTCAGGTCTCTGGGATTCAATCTCAGAAAGAAGCTAAGAAGTCCAAATGTCCAAAAGAATTCAAGAACTCCGAGTCACAAAATCCCTCTTTCGTGATCAAGATAACAGAAAGTGATCTATCAAAATCAAGGGCT AGCGTGCCAGTTTCCTTCTTCAACAAGTATTTCGAAAAGAAGGAGCCGTATGTAGTGATACGATTTGATAGCAAGTTGTGGCCTGTAAAGTTGCTGTGTTATCAGGCTAATGCCTATATCTCCCGCGGTTGGCTGGCTTTCGCTCTTGACAATAATTTAAAAGCTGGAGATGTTTGTATCCTTGAGCTTGTCAATGGAAAAGATGCATTGCTCGAATGTCGTATTTATAGAGCAGATGGTTAG
- the LOC107624556 gene encoding putative B3 domain-containing protein REM15 isoform X4: MASSTFQHNHHSPSAVISFFKIVLTESLQNGILPQPKKKAKAAPKPSSPSRSKRVKFTVKTIDVEDSEEDSELDSQSKETQLKKLPYVDDFYPGTSGFQALNEAQKFKSENPFFIVKARQSNVSRPTVNFQASFFRKYFEKEQNVQIRFQKILIPAKLRCYPYNSHAIIASGWGLFVRTSTLQPGDVTIFELIEREDPVLDVHIYRAQDFQPQVSGIQSQKEAKKSKCPKEFKNSESQNPSFVIKITESDLSKSRASVPVSFFNKYFEKKEPYVVIRFDSKLWPVKLLCYQANAYISRGWLAFALDNNLKAGDVCILELVNGKDALLECRIYRADG; this comes from the exons ATGGCTTCCTCTACCTTCCAACACAACCACCATTCTCCTTCAGCTGTGATCAGTTTCTTCAAGATTGTTCTCACAGAAAGCCTTCAAAATGGAATTCTT CCGCAGCCGAAGAAAAAGGCGAAAGCAGCACCGAAGCCATCATCTCCTTCTAGAAGTAAAAGAGTGAAATTTACTGTCAAAACTATAGATGTGGAAGATAGTGAAGAAGATAGCGAATTGGATAGCCAATCCAAAGAGACACAGCTTAAGAAATTGCCATATGTGGATG ATTTCTATCCTGGGACCAGTGGGTTTCAAGCTCTGAATGAAGCACAGAAATTCAAATCAGAAAATCCCTTTTTCATAGTCAAGGCAAGGCAAAGCAATGTATCAAGACCAACAGTT AATTTCCAAGCTTCCTTTTTCAGAAAGTATTTTGAAAAGGAGCAGAATGTACAGATAAGGTTTCAGAAGATACTGATTCCTGCAAAGCTGCGCTGTTATCCATATAATTCTCATGCCATTATCGCTTCCGGTTGGGGACTTTTTGTTCGAACAAGTACACTACAACCTGGGGATGTTACTATTTTTGAGCTCATCGAAAGAGAAGATCCGGTGCTTGATGTTCATATTTATAGAGCCCAAG ATTTCCAGCCTCAGGTCTCTGGGATTCAATCTCAGAAAGAAGCTAAGAAGTCCAAATGTCCAAAAGAATTCAAGAACTCCGAGTCACAAAATCCCTCTTTCGTGATCAAGATAACAGAAAGTGATCTATCAAAATCAAGGGCT AGCGTGCCAGTTTCCTTCTTCAACAAGTATTTCGAAAAGAAGGAGCCGTATGTAGTGATACGATTTGATAGCAAGTTGTGGCCTGTAAAGTTGCTGTGTTATCAGGCTAATGCCTATATCTCCCGCGGTTGGCTGGCTTTCGCTCTTGACAATAATTTAAAAGCTGGAGATGTTTGTATCCTTGAGCTTGTCAATGGAAAAGATGCATTGCTCGAATGTCGTATTTATAGAGCAGATGGTTAG
- the LOC107624556 gene encoding B3 domain-containing protein LOC_Os12g40080-like isoform X1 — translation MASSTFQHNHHSPSAVISFFKIVLTESLQNGILKVPNKFSKKYGNGFPNPVYLKPADDTEWKIDWTNKDGEILFEKGWKEFAAYYSLENGHLLWFEYNGTSKIEVQIFDMSCLEIEYPSNDLINDGNLAGILNEQPQPKKKAKAAPKPSSPSRSKRVKFTVKTIDVEDSEEDSELDSQSKETQLKKLPYVDDFYPGTSGFQALNEAQKFKSENPFFIVKARQSNVSRPTVNFQASFFRKYFEKEQNVQIRFQKILIPAKLRCYPYNSHAIIASGWGLFVRTSTLQPGDVTIFELIEREDPVLDVHIYRAQDFQPQVSGIQSQKEAKKSKCPKEFKNSESQNPSFVIKITESDLSKSRASVPVSFFNKYFEKKEPYVVIRFDSKLWPVKLLCYQANAYISRGWLAFALDNNLKAGDVCILELVNGKDALLECRIYRADG, via the exons ATGGCTTCCTCTACCTTCCAACACAACCACCATTCTCCTTCAGCTGTGATCAGTTTCTTCAAGATTGTTCTCACAGAAAGCCTTCAAAATGGAATTCTT AAGGTACCAAACAAGTTTAGTAAGAAATATGGTAATGGTTTTCCGAATCCAGTGTATCTGAAGCCTGCAGATGACACTGAATGGAAAATAGATTGGACTAATAAAGATGGTGAGATTCTGTTCGAAAAGGGTTGGAAAGAGTTTGCTGCGTATTACTCACTTGAAAATGGCCATTTGTTGTGGTTTGAGTACAACGGAACTTCTAAAATTGAAGTACAAATATTTGACATGAGTTGCCTTGAAATAGAGTATCCTTCCAATGACCTCATCAATGATGGTAACTTGGCTGGGATCTTGAATGAACAGCCGCAGCCGAAGAAAAAGGCGAAAGCAGCACCGAAGCCATCATCTCCTTCTAGAAGTAAAAGAGTGAAATTTACTGTCAAAACTATAGATGTGGAAGATAGTGAAGAAGATAGCGAATTGGATAGCCAATCCAAAGAGACACAGCTTAAGAAATTGCCATATGTGGATG ATTTCTATCCTGGGACCAGTGGGTTTCAAGCTCTGAATGAAGCACAGAAATTCAAATCAGAAAATCCCTTTTTCATAGTCAAGGCAAGGCAAAGCAATGTATCAAGACCAACAGTT AATTTCCAAGCTTCCTTTTTCAGAAAGTATTTTGAAAAGGAGCAGAATGTACAGATAAGGTTTCAGAAGATACTGATTCCTGCAAAGCTGCGCTGTTATCCATATAATTCTCATGCCATTATCGCTTCCGGTTGGGGACTTTTTGTTCGAACAAGTACACTACAACCTGGGGATGTTACTATTTTTGAGCTCATCGAAAGAGAAGATCCGGTGCTTGATGTTCATATTTATAGAGCCCAAG ATTTCCAGCCTCAGGTCTCTGGGATTCAATCTCAGAAAGAAGCTAAGAAGTCCAAATGTCCAAAAGAATTCAAGAACTCCGAGTCACAAAATCCCTCTTTCGTGATCAAGATAACAGAAAGTGATCTATCAAAATCAAGGGCT AGCGTGCCAGTTTCCTTCTTCAACAAGTATTTCGAAAAGAAGGAGCCGTATGTAGTGATACGATTTGATAGCAAGTTGTGGCCTGTAAAGTTGCTGTGTTATCAGGCTAATGCCTATATCTCCCGCGGTTGGCTGGCTTTCGCTCTTGACAATAATTTAAAAGCTGGAGATGTTTGTATCCTTGAGCTTGTCAATGGAAAAGATGCATTGCTCGAATGTCGTATTTATAGAGCAGATGGTTAG
- the LOC107624556 gene encoding putative B3 domain-containing protein Os03g0621600 isoform X2 has product MDSSTFQQNHHSPSTVIRFFKIVLTKSLQHKTLKVPNKFSKKYGNGFPNPVYLKPADDTEWKIDWTNKDGEILFEKGWKEFAAYYSLENGHLLWFEYNGTSKIEVQIFDMSCLEIEYPSNDLINDGNLAGILNEQPQPKKKAKAAPKPSSPSRSKRVKFTVKTIDVEDSEEDSELDSQSKETQLKKLPYVDDFYPGTSGFQALNEAQKFKSENPFFIVKARQSNVSRPTVNFQASFFRKYFEKEQNVQIRFQKILIPAKLRCYPYNSHAIIASGWGLFVRTSTLQPGDVTIFELIEREDPVLDVHIYRAQDFQPQVSGIQSQKEAKKSKCPKEFKNSESQNPSFVIKITESDLSKSRASVPVSFFNKYFEKKEPYVVIRFDSKLWPVKLLCYQANAYISRGWLAFALDNNLKAGDVCILELVNGKDALLECRIYRADG; this is encoded by the exons AAGGTACCAAACAAGTTTAGTAAGAAATATGGTAATGGTTTTCCGAATCCAGTGTATCTGAAGCCTGCAGATGACACTGAATGGAAAATAGATTGGACTAATAAAGATGGTGAGATTCTGTTCGAAAAGGGTTGGAAAGAGTTTGCTGCGTATTACTCACTTGAAAATGGCCATTTGTTGTGGTTTGAGTACAACGGAACTTCTAAAATTGAAGTACAAATATTTGACATGAGTTGCCTTGAAATAGAGTATCCTTCCAATGACCTCATCAATGATGGTAACTTGGCTGGGATCTTGAATGAACAGCCGCAGCCGAAGAAAAAGGCGAAAGCAGCACCGAAGCCATCATCTCCTTCTAGAAGTAAAAGAGTGAAATTTACTGTCAAAACTATAGATGTGGAAGATAGTGAAGAAGATAGCGAATTGGATAGCCAATCCAAAGAGACACAGCTTAAGAAATTGCCATATGTGGATG ATTTCTATCCTGGGACCAGTGGGTTTCAAGCTCTGAATGAAGCACAGAAATTCAAATCAGAAAATCCCTTTTTCATAGTCAAGGCAAGGCAAAGCAATGTATCAAGACCAACAGTT AATTTCCAAGCTTCCTTTTTCAGAAAGTATTTTGAAAAGGAGCAGAATGTACAGATAAGGTTTCAGAAGATACTGATTCCTGCAAAGCTGCGCTGTTATCCATATAATTCTCATGCCATTATCGCTTCCGGTTGGGGACTTTTTGTTCGAACAAGTACACTACAACCTGGGGATGTTACTATTTTTGAGCTCATCGAAAGAGAAGATCCGGTGCTTGATGTTCATATTTATAGAGCCCAAG ATTTCCAGCCTCAGGTCTCTGGGATTCAATCTCAGAAAGAAGCTAAGAAGTCCAAATGTCCAAAAGAATTCAAGAACTCCGAGTCACAAAATCCCTCTTTCGTGATCAAGATAACAGAAAGTGATCTATCAAAATCAAGGGCT AGCGTGCCAGTTTCCTTCTTCAACAAGTATTTCGAAAAGAAGGAGCCGTATGTAGTGATACGATTTGATAGCAAGTTGTGGCCTGTAAAGTTGCTGTGTTATCAGGCTAATGCCTATATCTCCCGCGGTTGGCTGGCTTTCGCTCTTGACAATAATTTAAAAGCTGGAGATGTTTGTATCCTTGAGCTTGTCAATGGAAAAGATGCATTGCTCGAATGTCGTATTTATAGAGCAGATGGTTAG